Proteins found in one Pseudomonas mosselii genomic segment:
- a CDS encoding M14 family metallopeptidase, with product MTVTLSPLHIDCDFDSGNILVLDASDPAHVHLNIRPDTHSDHFQWFHFKASGLTPGQVHRFSLDNAHQSSYKNAWTGYHAVASYDQQTWFRVPSQFDGKALSFDFKAEQAQAWFAYFEPYPRARHNQLIERAKQIPGVELLASGRSVQGRDIPLLRAGSGATGKRKLWIIAQQHPGEHMAEWFMEGVIDALEANGPVIQQLLAKADLYLIPNMNPDGAFLGHLRTNFKGKDLNRAWQDASVELSPEVFFAQSQMKLHGVDAFIDAHGDEEIPYVFTAACEGNPGYTPRLAKLEEQFRSTLCSLTPDFQTKYGYTRDEPGQANMTLACNAVGQAHDCLSLTLEMPFKDHDDAPNPRTGWSGERSKALAGAVLETLLKMVGDLR from the coding sequence ATGACCGTGACGCTCTCCCCGCTGCACATCGACTGCGATTTCGACTCCGGCAACATCCTGGTCCTGGACGCCAGCGACCCTGCGCACGTCCACCTGAACATCCGCCCCGATACCCACAGCGACCACTTCCAGTGGTTCCACTTCAAGGCCAGCGGCCTGACCCCGGGCCAGGTCCATCGCTTCAGCCTGGACAACGCCCACCAGTCCTCCTACAAGAACGCCTGGACCGGCTACCATGCCGTGGCCTCGTACGACCAGCAGACCTGGTTCCGCGTGCCCAGCCAGTTCGACGGCAAGGCCCTGAGCTTCGACTTCAAGGCTGAACAGGCGCAGGCCTGGTTCGCCTACTTCGAGCCCTACCCGCGCGCCCGGCACAACCAACTGATCGAGCGCGCCAAGCAGATTCCCGGCGTCGAGCTGCTGGCCAGCGGGCGCAGCGTGCAAGGGCGCGACATTCCCCTGCTGCGTGCGGGCAGTGGTGCGACCGGCAAGCGCAAGCTATGGATCATCGCCCAGCAGCACCCGGGCGAGCACATGGCCGAGTGGTTCATGGAAGGCGTGATCGACGCCCTCGAAGCCAACGGCCCGGTCATCCAGCAACTGCTGGCCAAGGCCGACCTGTACCTGATCCCCAACATGAACCCGGACGGCGCCTTCCTCGGCCACCTGCGCACCAACTTCAAGGGCAAGGACCTCAACCGCGCCTGGCAGGACGCCAGCGTCGAACTGAGCCCCGAAGTGTTCTTCGCCCAGAGCCAGATGAAGCTGCATGGCGTGGATGCGTTCATCGACGCCCATGGCGACGAGGAGATCCCCTATGTGTTCACCGCGGCCTGCGAAGGCAACCCCGGCTACACGCCGCGCCTCGCCAAACTGGAAGAGCAGTTCCGCAGCACCCTGTGCAGCCTGACCCCGGACTTCCAGACGAAATACGGCTACACCCGCGACGAGCCGGGTCAGGCCAACATGACCCTGGCCTGCAATGCCGTGGGCCAGGCCCATGACTGCCTGTCGCTGACCCTGGAGATGCCGTTCAAGGACCACGACGATGCGCCAAACCCGCGCACCGGCTGGTCGGGCGAGCGCTCCAAGGCGCTGGCCGGGGCGGTGCTGGAGACGTTGCTGAAGATGGTCGGCGATCTGCGCTGA
- a CDS encoding DUF6708 domain-containing protein: MKRPTLIPPCSGWKEDFNPPGSPRRVEPSPNLIISNHQDNIYLEIPRNSVNTGGLLFLCLPPSIFSLFISITIIIDSIQDSAYSFLPIGFAALLFATWQATSFARPIRSAPRDEPIRFNRARQKVYAYNFTFCWWNPFIPWPIKIVSYDWKDVRAERWRKQAVTHQGSHLVKTGIMLSVVEPGTNKVIDRFSLSNTYGEESIWAYICTYMQHGLDAVSPAPHNEDHNLLLCYQFAKRLGAEVKWPEAIDRESRTAPEPSTDSQATNKVTP, encoded by the coding sequence ATGAAACGACCTACCCTAATCCCCCCGTGCTCTGGTTGGAAAGAAGATTTCAATCCTCCGGGGTCGCCCCGTAGAGTCGAGCCTTCTCCCAACCTAATAATCTCCAATCATCAAGACAACATCTATCTAGAGATACCTCGAAACTCGGTTAACACGGGAGGACTGCTATTTCTATGCCTACCGCCCAGCATATTTTCACTATTTATATCTATAACAATAATAATAGACAGCATCCAGGATAGCGCTTACAGCTTCTTACCTATTGGATTTGCGGCACTATTATTCGCAACCTGGCAGGCAACCTCATTTGCTCGCCCAATTCGCTCCGCCCCTCGCGACGAACCCATACGATTCAACCGTGCCCGTCAAAAAGTCTACGCTTACAACTTTACGTTCTGTTGGTGGAACCCCTTCATCCCATGGCCAATAAAAATCGTCAGCTACGACTGGAAGGATGTACGCGCCGAACGCTGGAGAAAACAGGCTGTCACCCACCAAGGCTCGCACCTCGTGAAGACAGGGATCATGTTGTCCGTCGTCGAACCGGGCACCAACAAGGTCATCGACCGGTTCTCCTTGAGTAATACGTATGGGGAAGAGTCCATCTGGGCCTACATCTGCACTTACATGCAACATGGTCTCGATGCTGTTTCACCTGCCCCACACAATGAAGATCACAACCTTCTCCTCTGTTATCAGTTCGCCAAGCGTCTGGGAGCAGAGGTCAAATGGCCAGAGGCGATAGACCGCGAATCCCGCACCGCCCCTGAGCCCTCCACCGACTCACAGGCCACGAACAAAGTGACACCCTGA
- a CDS encoding T6SS effector BTH_I2691 family protein, which yields MTLSLSQSILDAQRQAIPVPKPRCSACQRIGLPILLLRTAYAPSPKTLSTRNLPNYNGVAGIPMHSEQLRILRQGYVYVLLDQRVWHAYQVTPEGALRQFPAFQPPPQAGKPLSTACRQEHHDVIASFININTLLYSTAWIAFANDPWPKPVLDQYKHAIANNNPELTSRFQALDLKAAREAPGSVGRAMHADRLQLDEVLEYAVPSTGPFTSVHGFYPRLERLAATRTYIAALIQREELADGVLALTVPDPVGMVQECNAQRLAWVQALQAWRAEPQRHFEHFTSLALLGIRELNATLAAGEAAAEVEREAREVERWNSSPLLSAKAPLPAVDVEAQLPRRIERKQQEARERFEERYDEGERGAFASAYETELHNHQQLIDQLATLYAELYAAPAFQRIAYNDYSAIDWRSVEYFVSMLGTCLYGGPSETQPQDGAALGASQRLWQQELENPDSLLYQALVAKHQGLLRQLLEALTSQDLSKVYDTVKGLTTSYEGQQLMVKPVRDAIGQLLAATANAGNTLHQHLSAGAQQMIGYVHSAALLRFAGQHMTQLVVPLRAGEYLKLLNEGLQARTDALLGQLDQAFRKPAAHKVNAMLLSGAITAAVSGKHGKVVELVLWTMESAEDLQARLQHLQASAGSGAGEALRSVRIGADSLQYQAAHSLRLLNLSAEQTRALAREAMGNLRSGLSGLGPGRADLMLSLGGLWFQQDSLRRNHDALNATPGNAEAEALAAVWSSSIGVLGLSIEATGKAIEILRPARAAVTAGSTLMQGTQLVKYGGAIAAVAGFADGANYALAAQRTDLQGDSASKLLYITAGFLSIGSGAAGVSTLYFGSAFLGPVGIALVLALSAYTLATIAKKNESSPLETWARQSRWGLPASHREWQVAEDYDNAIGALNAALLGITAHASIDITFKETHPPKTIEPFVTLRDSFSVPLETRLNYTITIPNFVHGQARYEWTLVVYSPGRNTVPTVYSGDSDKEKTEPYENTDIPENSSRQGKTLRIEGSTSTANLKTIDAFELTVSYWPDKDDTINLARLIKKQDKLDTREYK from the coding sequence ATGACCCTCAGCCTCAGTCAGTCCATCCTGGACGCACAACGCCAAGCCATCCCCGTCCCCAAGCCCCGCTGCTCCGCCTGCCAGCGTATCGGCCTGCCCATCCTCCTGCTGCGGACCGCCTACGCCCCCAGCCCCAAGACCCTGAGCACGCGCAACCTGCCCAACTACAACGGTGTCGCCGGCATTCCCATGCACAGCGAGCAACTGCGCATCCTGCGCCAGGGCTATGTCTACGTGCTGCTCGACCAACGGGTCTGGCACGCCTACCAGGTCACCCCCGAAGGGGCACTGCGCCAGTTCCCGGCCTTCCAGCCACCCCCGCAAGCCGGCAAACCTTTGTCCACGGCCTGCCGGCAAGAACATCACGATGTCATCGCGTCGTTCATCAACATCAACACCCTGCTGTACTCGACCGCCTGGATCGCCTTCGCCAACGATCCCTGGCCCAAGCCCGTGCTGGACCAGTACAAGCATGCCATCGCGAACAACAACCCCGAGCTCACCAGCCGCTTCCAGGCACTCGACCTGAAAGCGGCCCGCGAAGCGCCCGGCAGCGTGGGACGGGCCATGCACGCAGACCGCCTGCAACTCGACGAGGTCCTGGAATACGCCGTGCCAAGCACCGGCCCCTTCACCAGCGTCCATGGCTTCTACCCTCGCCTCGAGCGCCTGGCGGCCACGCGCACGTACATCGCTGCCCTGATACAACGCGAAGAGCTCGCCGACGGCGTGCTCGCGCTGACGGTGCCAGACCCCGTCGGCATGGTCCAGGAGTGCAACGCGCAACGCCTCGCCTGGGTCCAGGCCCTGCAGGCCTGGCGCGCCGAGCCGCAACGGCACTTCGAGCATTTCACCTCCCTGGCCCTGCTCGGCATCCGCGAGCTGAACGCCACGCTGGCCGCCGGCGAGGCCGCCGCCGAAGTCGAGCGAGAAGCACGGGAGGTGGAGCGCTGGAACAGCAGCCCCCTGCTCTCCGCCAAGGCCCCCCTCCCCGCCGTGGATGTCGAGGCCCAGTTGCCGCGCAGGATCGAACGCAAGCAGCAGGAAGCACGGGAACGCTTCGAGGAACGCTACGACGAAGGTGAGCGCGGCGCCTTCGCCAGCGCCTACGAGACCGAACTGCACAACCACCAACAGCTGATCGACCAGCTCGCCACCTTGTACGCGGAGCTCTACGCCGCCCCGGCGTTTCAACGCATCGCCTACAACGACTACAGCGCCATCGACTGGCGCTCGGTGGAGTACTTCGTGAGCATGCTGGGCACCTGCCTGTACGGCGGCCCCAGCGAAACCCAACCGCAGGACGGCGCCGCGCTCGGCGCGAGCCAACGGCTGTGGCAACAGGAACTGGAAAACCCCGACAGCCTGCTGTACCAGGCCCTGGTCGCCAAGCACCAAGGGCTGCTCCGGCAACTGCTGGAGGCCTTGACCAGCCAGGACCTGAGCAAGGTCTACGACACCGTCAAGGGCCTCACCACCAGCTACGAGGGCCAGCAGTTGATGGTCAAGCCGGTGCGCGACGCCATCGGCCAGTTGCTCGCCGCCACCGCCAATGCCGGCAACACCCTCCACCAACACCTGTCCGCCGGCGCCCAGCAGATGATCGGCTACGTGCACAGCGCGGCGCTGCTGCGTTTTGCCGGGCAGCACATGACGCAGCTCGTCGTGCCGCTCAGGGCGGGCGAATACCTGAAGCTGCTCAACGAAGGCCTGCAGGCGCGCACCGATGCCCTGCTGGGCCAGCTGGACCAGGCCTTTCGCAAACCCGCCGCGCACAAGGTCAACGCCATGCTGCTCAGCGGCGCCATCACTGCGGCGGTGTCCGGCAAGCACGGCAAGGTCGTGGAACTGGTGCTGTGGACTATGGAAAGCGCCGAGGACCTGCAGGCCCGGTTGCAGCACCTGCAGGCCAGCGCGGGTAGCGGCGCTGGCGAGGCCTTGCGCAGCGTGCGCATAGGGGCGGACAGCCTGCAATACCAGGCCGCCCACAGCCTGCGCCTGCTCAACCTGAGTGCGGAGCAGACCCGTGCCCTGGCCCGTGAGGCCATGGGCAACCTGCGCAGTGGCTTGTCTGGCTTGGGGCCGGGCCGCGCGGACTTGATGTTGAGCCTGGGTGGGTTGTGGTTCCAGCAGGACAGCCTGCGCAGGAATCATGACGCGCTGAACGCGACCCCAGGCAATGCGGAGGCCGAAGCGCTGGCAGCGGTGTGGTCGTCGTCCATTGGGGTTTTGGGGTTGAGTATTGAAGCGACAGGGAAAGCGATCGAGATATTGCGGCCTGCCCGGGCCGCCGTGACGGCGGGTTCGACATTGATGCAGGGGACGCAACTGGTGAAGTACGGTGGTGCCATTGCTGCCGTGGCCGGCTTTGCTGATGGAGCTAATTATGCATTAGCTGCTCAACGAACAGACTTACAAGGTGATTCAGCATCTAAACTCCTTTACATCACAGCGGGATTTCTTTCAATAGGCTCGGGAGCTGCAGGAGTTAGCACACTTTACTTTGGTAGCGCATTCCTGGGACCTGTAGGTATAGCACTAGTACTTGCACTTTCAGCCTACACGCTTGCTACGATCGCCAAGAAAAACGAATCATCTCCACTGGAAACGTGGGCTCGCCAGTCCAGATGGGGGCTGCCAGCTTCGCATCGTGAATGGCAGGTCGCGGAAGACTACGACAACGCTATAGGTGCTCTCAATGCTGCCCTATTGGGCATCACTGCGCATGCCTCAATAGATATAACATTCAAAGAAACACACCCTCCGAAAACGATAGAGCCGTTCGTTACGCTCAGGGATAGCTTCTCGGTTCCACTCGAAACACGCCTGAACTACACAATCACCATTCCTAACTTTGTTCACGGACAGGCAAGGTACGAATGGACGCTGGTAGTTTATTCGCCGGGTAGAAACACTGTACCGACCGTGTACTCAGGAGACAGCGACAAGGAAAAAACCGAGCCATATGAGAACACTGACATTCCAGAGAATAGTTCTCGCCAAGGAAAGACCCTAAGAATAGAAGGAAGCACATCAACTGCGAACTTAAAAACCATAGACGCTTTTGAGTTAACAGTCAGCTATTGGCCCGACAAGGACGACACCATAAATCTCGCGAGGCTCATAAAAAAACAAGACAAACTAGATACAAGGGAATATAAATGA
- a CDS encoding DUF4880 domain-containing protein, whose protein sequence is MTRLLLPLEHDPHTAEQHGDDALLHALKRLPRRVQQVFLLNRLDQLGFAAIAERLDLPLISIERHMNQALQTARAPGDALASIAGQWYVRLQSPQVTASERIDFRRWLDADPDHLRAFHETELRWRSLLAPARQLGHDGWYRQGRAALSLGGCSIAVGLGVAALVALGLLT, encoded by the coding sequence ATGACCCGCCTGCTGCTGCCCCTCGAGCACGACCCGCACACCGCCGAACAGCATGGCGATGACGCGCTGCTGCATGCGCTCAAGCGTCTGCCGCGCCGGGTCCAGCAAGTGTTCCTGCTCAACCGCCTAGACCAGCTGGGCTTCGCCGCCATCGCCGAACGCCTGGACCTGCCGCTGATCAGCATCGAACGCCATATGAACCAGGCCCTGCAGACCGCCCGCGCCCCAGGCGACGCGCTGGCCAGCATCGCCGGCCAGTGGTACGTGCGCCTGCAGAGCCCGCAGGTGACCGCCAGCGAACGCATCGACTTCCGCCGCTGGCTGGATGCCGACCCCGACCACCTGCGTGCCTTCCACGAAACCGAACTGCGCTGGCGCAGCCTGCTCGCCCCTGCCCGGCAATTGGGCCACGACGGCTGGTACCGGCAAGGGCGTGCGGCGCTGTCGCTGGGTGGCTGCTCGATTGCCGTCGGGCTTGGTGTTGCCGCCCTCGTGGCGCTGGGACTGCTGACCTGA
- a CDS encoding DUF6124 family protein, which yields MSISKETETDLDEEAARRALDFYLNPTPTPRDLERSLWTLREGVSNAQACDHAMALLRCASATAQETGNHLQGTTREVVFALMHMVNMARALLEQCHATEKASI from the coding sequence ATGAGCATCTCGAAAGAAACGGAAACAGATCTCGACGAAGAAGCAGCCCGCCGCGCCCTCGATTTCTACCTCAACCCCACCCCCACGCCCCGCGACCTGGAGCGTTCGCTATGGACCCTGCGTGAAGGCGTCAGCAACGCCCAGGCCTGCGACCATGCCATGGCACTGCTGCGCTGCGCGTCGGCCACGGCACAGGAAACCGGCAACCATCTGCAGGGCACGACGCGGGAAGTGGTATTTGCGCTGATGCACATGGTCAACATGGCCCGCGCCCTGCTGGAGCAGTGCCACGCCACGGAAAAGGCATCGATCTGA
- a CDS encoding XRE family transcriptional regulator, whose product MCIERREAVRIVPAMNMDKWIALVRERIEELDISQEQLAERVGVSQGSIGHWLKKRRQPRVDSMNRTFIELGMPHYQVSMQLRVLGQVGEERALYGLEDEDDDDGLAKYFVCFRYPVRDWSTLGQQEQEAPEVFEQTDYLAQGKAFWLTVENDTMSAASGRSVPEGVRILVDDGVAAEPGRLVIARLPGKSAIFRQLTEEGGQRYLKALNNAYPTLVCEEGCEFLGVVVRMHGVL is encoded by the coding sequence ATGTGTATTGAACGCAGGGAGGCAGTCCGTATCGTGCCTGCGATGAATATGGACAAATGGATAGCCCTGGTCCGGGAACGGATCGAGGAACTCGATATCTCCCAGGAGCAGCTTGCCGAACGCGTTGGGGTCTCCCAGGGCAGCATCGGCCATTGGCTGAAGAAACGCCGTCAGCCTCGGGTCGACTCGATGAACCGTACGTTCATCGAGTTGGGCATGCCGCATTACCAGGTCAGCATGCAACTGCGTGTGCTGGGACAGGTGGGCGAGGAGCGGGCGCTTTATGGCCTCGAGGACGAGGATGATGATGACGGGCTGGCAAAATACTTCGTGTGTTTCCGCTATCCGGTACGTGACTGGAGCACCTTGGGTCAGCAGGAGCAGGAAGCGCCGGAGGTCTTCGAGCAGACCGACTACCTGGCCCAGGGCAAGGCGTTCTGGCTGACGGTCGAGAACGACACCATGAGTGCTGCCAGCGGCAGGAGCGTGCCCGAGGGGGTTCGAATCCTGGTTGATGACGGCGTGGCCGCCGAGCCGGGGCGCCTGGTGATTGCCCGACTGCCTGGCAAGTCCGCGATCTTTCGGCAGTTGACCGAGGAGGGTGGGCAGCGGTATCTGAAGGCGCTCAACAATGCCTATCCGACCCTGGTCTGCGAGGAGGGCTGCGAGTTCCTTGGTGTTGTGGTGCGGATGCACGGGGTGCTCTAG
- a CDS encoding acetyl-CoA carboxylase biotin carboxylase subunit has translation MSRPTLTTLLVANRGEIACRVMRTAKAMGLTTVAVHSATDRDARHSREADIRVDLGGTKAAESYLVIDKLLAAAKASGAQAIHPGYGFLSENAGFARAIEQAGLIFLGPPASAIDAMGSKSAAKALMEQAGVPLVPGYHGEAQDLETFRAAAERIGYPVLLKASAGGGGKGMKVVEDESQLADALASAQREAQSSFGDARMLVEKYVLKPRHVEIQVFADQHGNCLYLNERDCSIQRRHQKVVEEAPAPGLSPELRKAMGEAAVRAAQAIGYVGAGTVEFLLDARGEFFFMEMNTRLQVEHPVTEAITGLDLVAWQIRVACGEPLPLTQEQVPLIGHAIEVRLYAEDPANEFLPATGTLALYRESAPGEGRRVDSGVSEGDVVSPFYDPMLGKLIAWGQDREQARLRLLAMLDEFAIGGLKTNIAFLRRILAHPAFAEAELDTGFIPRHQDVLLPAPQALPAQFWEAAAEAWLQGEPALQRQDDRASPWAARDGLRLGLPARSSLHLQCEGNEQAVALERSAPSAYRLEGEQLCHDQDGLRRRHLAVRRGGTLYLQWAGELHAISAHDPIAAAEASHSHQGGLGAPMNGSIVRVLVEPGQVVEAGTALVVLEAMKMEHSIRAPHSGTVKALFCQEGDMVSEGTVLVELEAE, from the coding sequence ATGAGCCGACCCACGCTGACCACCCTGCTGGTCGCCAACCGCGGCGAGATCGCCTGCCGGGTGATGCGCACCGCCAAGGCCATGGGCCTGACCACCGTGGCCGTGCACAGCGCCACCGACCGCGATGCGCGCCACAGTCGCGAGGCCGATATCCGTGTCGACCTCGGTGGCACCAAGGCCGCCGAAAGCTACCTGGTGATCGACAAGCTGCTCGCCGCGGCCAAGGCCAGCGGCGCCCAGGCGATCCACCCGGGCTATGGCTTCCTGTCGGAGAACGCCGGTTTTGCCCGCGCCATCGAGCAGGCCGGGCTGATCTTCCTCGGCCCACCGGCCAGCGCCATCGATGCCATGGGCAGCAAGTCGGCGGCCAAGGCACTGATGGAGCAAGCCGGGGTGCCGCTGGTGCCGGGCTACCACGGCGAGGCCCAGGACCTGGAGACTTTCCGCGCCGCCGCCGAGCGTATCGGCTACCCGGTACTGCTCAAGGCCAGTGCCGGGGGCGGTGGCAAGGGCATGAAGGTGGTCGAGGACGAGAGCCAGCTGGCCGACGCCCTGGCCTCGGCGCAGCGCGAGGCGCAGTCGTCGTTCGGCGATGCGCGGATGCTGGTCGAGAAGTACGTGCTCAAACCGCGTCATGTGGAGATCCAGGTGTTCGCCGACCAGCACGGCAACTGCCTGTACCTCAACGAGCGTGACTGCTCGATCCAGCGTCGCCACCAGAAGGTGGTCGAGGAAGCCCCGGCGCCGGGCCTGTCCCCCGAGCTGCGCAAGGCCATGGGCGAGGCCGCGGTGCGCGCCGCCCAGGCCATCGGCTACGTGGGAGCCGGCACCGTCGAGTTCCTGCTCGATGCCCGCGGCGAGTTCTTCTTCATGGAGATGAACACCCGCCTGCAGGTGGAGCATCCGGTCACCGAAGCCATCACCGGGCTCGACCTGGTGGCCTGGCAGATCCGCGTGGCCTGCGGCGAACCGCTGCCGCTCACCCAGGAGCAGGTGCCGCTGATCGGCCATGCCATCGAGGTGCGGCTGTATGCGGAGGATCCGGCCAACGAGTTCCTGCCGGCCACCGGCACCCTGGCGCTGTACCGCGAGTCGGCGCCGGGCGAAGGCCGCCGGGTGGACAGCGGCGTCAGCGAGGGCGACGTGGTGTCGCCGTTCTACGACCCGATGCTGGGCAAGCTGATTGCCTGGGGCCAGGACCGCGAGCAGGCGCGCCTGCGCTTGCTGGCGATGCTCGATGAGTTCGCCATTGGCGGGCTGAAGACCAATATCGCCTTCCTGCGCCGCATCCTTGCACACCCGGCGTTTGCCGAGGCGGAGCTGGATACCGGGTTCATCCCGCGTCACCAGGATGTGCTGCTGCCTGCGCCCCAGGCGCTGCCGGCGCAGTTCTGGGAGGCGGCCGCCGAGGCGTGGCTGCAAGGCGAGCCTGCGTTGCAGCGCCAGGACGACCGCGCTTCGCCGTGGGCGGCCCGCGATGGCCTGCGCCTGGGCTTGCCGGCGCGCAGCAGCCTGCATTTGCAGTGCGAAGGGAATGAGCAGGCGGTGGCGCTGGAACGCAGCGCGCCTTCGGCCTATCGGCTGGAGGGGGAGCAGCTGTGTCATGACCAGGACGGCCTGCGCCGTCGTCACCTGGCGGTGCGTCGGGGGGGCACGCTTTACCTGCAGTGGGCCGGCGAGTTGCACGCCATCAGCGCCCATGACCCGATTGCGGCGGCAGAAGCCAGCCACAGCCATCAGGGCGGGCTGGGCGCACCCATGAATGGCAGCATCGTGCGAGTGCTGGTCGAACCGGGACAGGTGGTCGAGGCCGGTACCGCGCTGGTAGTGCTGGAGGCGATGAAGATGGAGCACAGCATTCGGGCGCCCCACTCCGGGACGGTGAAGGCGCTGTTTTGCCAGGAGGGGGATATGGTCAGCGAGGGGACAGTGCTGGTCGAGCTGGAGGCGGAGTAA
- a CDS encoding gamma-carboxygeranoyl-CoA hydratase produces MSEFATLELVKDPRGFATLWLSREDKNNAFNAQMIRELIVALDRLAEDASLRFVVLRGRGRHFSAGADLAWMQQSAQLDFNTNLDDAHELGELMYALHRLKAPTLAVVQGAAFGGALGLISCCDMAIGAEDAQLCLSEVRIGLAPAVISPFVVKAIGERAARRYALTAERFSGVRARELGLLAEVYPASELDAQVEAWVDNLLHNSPQALRATKDLLREVDAGELSPALRRYCENTIARIRVSAEGQEGLRAFLEKRRPAWQDNKEPRP; encoded by the coding sequence ATGAGCGAATTCGCCACCCTTGAACTGGTCAAGGACCCTCGCGGCTTCGCCACCCTGTGGCTGAGCCGGGAAGACAAGAACAACGCCTTCAACGCGCAGATGATCCGCGAACTGATCGTCGCCCTCGACCGCCTGGCCGAGGACGCCAGCCTGCGTTTCGTGGTGCTGCGCGGCCGCGGCCGGCATTTCAGTGCCGGCGCGGACCTTGCCTGGATGCAGCAGTCGGCGCAACTGGACTTCAACACCAACCTGGACGACGCCCACGAGCTGGGCGAGCTGATGTACGCCCTGCACCGGCTCAAGGCGCCGACCCTGGCCGTGGTGCAAGGCGCGGCCTTCGGCGGTGCGCTGGGGCTGATCAGCTGCTGCGACATGGCCATCGGCGCCGAGGATGCGCAGCTGTGCCTGTCGGAAGTGCGCATCGGCCTGGCCCCGGCGGTGATCAGCCCGTTCGTGGTCAAGGCCATCGGCGAGCGCGCCGCCCGCCGCTACGCCCTAACCGCCGAGCGCTTCAGCGGCGTGCGCGCCCGTGAGCTGGGCCTGCTGGCCGAGGTGTACCCTGCCAGCGAGCTGGACGCCCAGGTCGAGGCCTGGGTCGACAACCTGCTGCACAACAGCCCGCAGGCGCTACGCGCCACCAAGGACCTGCTGCGCGAGGTGGACGCTGGCGAGCTGAGCCCGGCCCTGCGCCGCTACTGCGAGAACACCATCGCCCGCATCCGCGTCAGCGCCGAAGGCCAGGAAGGCCTGCGCGCTTTCCTGGAAAAACGCCGCCCCGCCTGGCAAGACAACAAGGAGCCGCGCCCATGA